One Dioscorea cayenensis subsp. rotundata cultivar TDr96_F1 unplaced genomic scaffold, TDr96_F1_v2_PseudoChromosome.rev07_lg8_w22 25.fasta BLBR01001337.1, whole genome shotgun sequence DNA segment encodes these proteins:
- the LOC120256201 gene encoding ATP synthase protein MI25, which translates to MGQSFASLVPTVAAAESAIRSAIFVITFRVRGTIAVKSINCIQVRFSSTDMLDRKMLFAAIPSICASSPKKISIYNEEMIVARCFIGFLIFSRKSLGKTFKVTLDGRIESIQEESQQFSNPNEVIPPESNEQQRLLRISLRICGTVVESLPTARCAPKCEKTVQALLCRNLNVKSATLLNATSSRRIRLQDDIVTGFHFSVSERFVPGCTLKASIVELIREGLVVLRKVRVGGSIC; encoded by the exons ATGGGTCAATCATTTGCTTCATTAGTTCCAACAGTGGCAGCTGCAGAATCCGCTATTAGATCAGCCATTTTTGTTATTACTTTTCGAGTCCGAGGGACTATTGCTGTCAAATCTATAAATTGCATTCAAG TGAGATTTAGTTCAACAGATATGCTGGATAGAAAGATGCTATTTGCTGCTATTCCATCTATTTGTGCATCAAGTCCGAAGAAGATCTCAATCTATAATGAAGAAATGATAGTAGCTCGTTGTTTTATAGGCTTTCTCATATTCAGTCGTAAGAGTTTAGGTAAGACTTTCAAAGTCACTCTCGACGGGAGAATAGAGTCTATTCAGGAAGAATCGCAGCAATTCTCCAATCCTAACGAAGTCATTCCTCCGGAATCGAATGAACAACAACGATTACTTAGGATCAGCTTGCGAATTTGCGGCACCGTAGTAGAATCATTACCAACGGCACGCTGTGCGCCTAAGTGCGAAAAGACAGTGCAAGCTTTGTTATGCCGAAACCTAAATGTAAAGTCAGCAACACTTCTAAATGCCACTTCTTCCCGTCGCATCCGTCTTCAGGACGATATAGTCACAGGTTTTCACTTCTCAGTGAGTGAAAGATTTGTCCCCGGGTGTACGTTGAAAGCTTCTATCGTAGAACTAATTCGAGAGGGCTTGGTAGTCTTAAGAAAGGTTCGGGTGGGGGGTTCCATTTGttaa